A genomic region of Oryza glaberrima chromosome 1, OglaRS2, whole genome shotgun sequence contains the following coding sequences:
- the LOC127760562 gene encoding putative disease resistance protein RGA3 — translation MEASLVSGILNIVGNNLAPLVIKEFSSMAGVTKDLQELQDLVEEINNWLQTVGDKAMRNDRSSNWLKKLKDAAYDAEDLVHEFHIEAEKHEENVVGVKNVIVKHFWTKPKSVVFEFKTAHKIKAIKKRFDEIVKGRSCYSTIANSIPVDRPAQHISKTIGEVPHWTIVDETSIFGRDKEKNWVISKLTESSIQQNIKIISVIGLGGSGKTTLAKLVFNDGNTIKQHFELILWVHVS, via the coding sequence ATGGAAGCATCGTTAGTATCTGGGATATTGAATATTGTGGGTAATAATTTAGCTCCACTGGTGATCAAAGAGTTTAGCTCTATGGCAGGTGTGACCAAAGATCTTCAGGAACTCCAGGATCTAGTTGAGGAGATCAACAATTGGTTACAAACAGTAGGTGATAAAGCTATGAGGAATGACCGATCGTCTAATTGGCTAAAAAAACTGAAAGACGCAGCGTACGATGCTGAAGATTTGGTCCATGAGTTCCATATTGAGGCTGAGAAACATGAAGAAAATGTTGTTGGTGTCAAGAATGTTATCGTCAAGCACTTCTGGACAAAACCAAAATCAGTTGTCTTCGAATTCAAGACAGCTCACAAAATCAAGGCAATAAAGAAGAGATTTGATGAAATTGTGAAGGGAAGAAGTTGCTACAGCACAATAGCAAATAGTATACCCGTGGATCGTCCTGCTCAGCATATAAGCAAGACAATTGGGGAGGTGCCTCATTGGACTATCGTGGATGAGACATCAATATTTGGGAGGGACAAAGAGAAGAACTGGGTGATATCTAAGCTGACAGAGTCTAGTATTCAACAAAACATAAAAATTATTTCAGTCATTGGATTAGGCGGCTCCGGCAAAACTACTCTCGCGAAGCTAGTCTTTAACGATGGTAACACAATAAAGCAGCATTTTGAACTTATACTGTGGGTTCATGTGTCATGA